A region of Vigna radiata var. radiata cultivar VC1973A chromosome 10, Vradiata_ver6, whole genome shotgun sequence DNA encodes the following proteins:
- the LOC106776120 gene encoding serine/threonine-protein kinase HT1: protein MGEDSNSWIRRTKFSHTVCHRLDPSRLGHVPIGIQSEQKSSPASEVQRHPITNKQRSSSPLPVTFLSEAFREARHDQKRFSTPNPQRDNRITGKELNKDSPETKESSSKFPSRSPSKKVKSKHSKDAAWTKFLDNGGSKITAVETAEEWNIDMSQLFFGLKFAHGAHSRLYHGVYKDESVAVKLIMEPEDDESGDLASRLEKQFVREVTLLSRLHHQNVIKFSAACRKPPVYCIITEYLSEGSLRAYLHKLEHQTISLQKLLTFALDIARGMEYIHSQGVIHRDLKPENILIGEGCRLKIADFGIACEEASCDILADDPGTYRWMAPEMIKRKSYGRKVDVYSFGLILSEMLTGTIPYEDMNPIQAAFAVVNKNSRPVIPSDCPPAMRALVEQCWSSQPDKRPEFWQIVKILEQFQSSLVRDGTLTLLPNPCWDNKKGLLHWIQKLGPVHQNSGPVPKPKFT, encoded by the exons ATGGGCGAAGATAGTAATTCTTGGATTAGGAGGACAAAGTTTTCACACACGGTGTGCCATCGTTTGGATCCATCTAGATTAGGTCATGTTCCCATCGGCATTCAGTCAGAGCAGAAATCAAGCCCTGCCTCAGAGGTTCAGAGGCACCCCATAACGAACAAGCAGAGATCTTCGTCACCATTGCCTGTGACTTTTCTTTCTGAGGCCTTCAGGGAAGCTAGACATGATCAGAAGAGGTTCTCCACACCGAATCCCCAGAGAGATAATAGGATTACGGGGAAGGAGTTGAACAAGGATTCTCCGGAGACTAAGGAATCAAGTTCAAAGTTTCCTTCCCGTAGTCCAAGTAAGAAGGTGAAGTCAAAGCACAGCAAGGATGCAGCATGGACCAAGTTTTTGGATAATGGTGGAAGCAAGATTACTGCTGTCGAAACGGCTGAAGAATGGAATATTGACATGTCTCAGCTGTTTTTTGGCCTAAAGTTTGCTCATGGAGCACATAGCCGACTTTACCATGGTGTATATAAGGACGAATCAGTAGCAGTTAAACTCATTATGGAACCCGAAGACGATGAAAGTGGAGATTTGGCTTCTCGATTAGAAAAACAGTTCGTTAGAGAAGTTACCCTCTTATCTCGTCTTCACCATCAAAACGTTATAAAG TTCTCAGCAGCGTGCAGAAAGCCACCTGTTTATTGTATCATAACAGAATATCTTTCGGAAGGTTCCTTGAGGGCATATTTGCATAAGTTGGAGCACCAAACTATTTCTCTGCAAAAGCTTTTAACTTTTGCCCTTGATATTGCTCGGGGTATGGAATATATACATTCTCAAGGTGTGATTCATCGAGACCTTAAGCCAGAGAATATCCTCATAGGCGAAGGTTGTCGCCTTAAAATTGCTGATTTTGGCATTGCATGCGAGGAAGCCTCTTGTGACATACTGGCCGATGACCCAGGCACCTACCGTTGGATGGCACCCGAGATGATCAAACGTAAATCCTACGGGAGAAAGGTTGATGTCTACAGTTTTGGGCTTATCTTATCGGAGATGTTGACTGGAACTATTCCATATGAGGATATGAATCCAATACAAGCTGCTTTTGCCGTTGTAAACAAG AATTCAAGGCCAGTTATTCCATCAGACTGTCCACCTGCAATGAGAGCTTTGGTTGAGCAGTGTTGGAGCTCGCAACCAGATAAGAGGCCTGAGTTCTGGCAGATTGTGAAGATATTAGAGCAATTTCAATCTTCACTTGTCCGTGATGGAACCCTTACTCTGCTGCCAAACCCTTGTTGGGATAATAAAAAAGGGCTTCTTCATTGGATTCAAAAGCTTGGCCCTGTGCATCAAAATAGTGGCCCTGTGCCTAAACCAAAGTTCACATGA
- the LOC106774571 gene encoding uncharacterized protein LOC106774571, which translates to MAGSSMATARVTRFLACHHLHDHRDTCVPDVEFEFLHDGETLFAHSASSDDCHNPNEIEFDEDEDHRDTVEQNRTFWDNQHQILQANVYRTSSLESGIRNATKEALQNIQSAETMCGCGRQIPLTTCRNCLMREVSWRLQKAGYNSAVCKTKWRSSPEIPSGEHSFLDVIEKTKRGEMRVIVELNFRGEFEMARGSEEYNRLVGKLPEVFVGKVERLSNLIKIVCVAGKRCMKEKKMHMGPWRKHRYMQAKWLGPCDRNTSTTSLSMGYSQRIPKPRQKASLLTVDLLDKLPNMHCTAVEVV; encoded by the exons ATGGCTGGATCCTCCATGGCCACCGCAAGGGTCACCAGGTTTCTGGCCTGCCACCACCTCCACGACCACCGTGACACTTGTGTCCCTGATGTTGAATTCGAATTTCTCCATGACGGAGAAACGCTGTTTGCTCACAGCGCCTCAAGTGACGACTGTCATAACCCCAACGAAATCGAGTTCGATGAAGATGAGGATCACCGAGACACCGTCGAACAAAACAGAACCTTCTGGGACAACCAACACCAGATTTTGCAG GCGAATGTGTACAGAACAAGTTCTCTGGAATCAGGGATAAGAAATGCGACGAAAGAAGCGCTTCAGAACATACAAAGCGCAGAAACGATGTGCGGTTGCGGAAGACAGATACCTCTCACCACTTGCAGAAACTGCTTGATGAGAGAAGTTTCTTGGCGGCTTCAGAAAGCAGGTTACAACAGTGCTGTCTGCAAAACAAAATGGAGAAGCTCACCAGAAATTCCATCAG GAGAACACAGTTTTTTGGATGTAATAGAGAAGACAAAGAGGGGGGAGATGAGGGTGATTGTGGAGCTGAATTTCAGAGGAGAGTTTGAGATGGCAAGGGGAAGTGAAGAGTATAACAGACTTGTTGGGAAGCTGCCGGAGGTGTTTGTGGGGAAGGTGGAGAGATTGAGCAACCTGATAAAGATAGTGTGTGTGGCAGGGAAAAGGTGtatgaaggaaaagaaaatgcacaTGGGACCATGGAGGAAGCATAGGTACATGCAAGCTAAGTGGTTAGGTCCATGTGACAGGAACACTTCCACAACCTCACTCTCAATGGGATATTCTCAGAGAATACCAAAGCCAAGGCAAAAGGCATCCTTGTTGACTGTTGATCTGCTGGACAAACTTCCTAATATGCATTGCACTGCTGTTGAGGTTGTCTAA